Proteins encoded together in one Corvus hawaiiensis isolate bCorHaw1 chromosome 15, bCorHaw1.pri.cur, whole genome shotgun sequence window:
- the LOC125333641 gene encoding gamma-aminobutyric acid receptor subunit pi isoform X3, whose product MFCRYFSFFCLCLFLPTQRRCSLGHGSLLHGRDTASLPGFENLTTGYNKYLRPYFGGEPVQIAVSLDIASISSISESDMDYTATISLRQRWTDPRLVFHGNESFTLDARLVELLWVPDTYIVESKRSFLHDVTVGNRLIRLFSNGTVLYALRITTTVACNMDLSKYPMDTQTCRLQLESWGYNENDVTFTWLRGNDSVHGIEKLRLSQYTVEHYHTLVSKSQQETGSYPRLILQFELRRNVLYFILETYIPSTLLVMLSWVSFWITLDSVPARTCIGACK is encoded by the exons ATGTTCTgcagatatttttccttcttttgtctgtgtcttttccttccaacccaaag GAGGTGCTCCCTGGGCCATGGATCCCTCTTGCACGGCAGGGACACAGCATCGCTCCCCGGATTTGAGAACCTCACCACGGGGTACAACAAATACCTCCGGCCCTACTTTGGTG GAGAACCTGTACAGATTGCAGTGAGTCTGGACATCGCAAGTATTTCTAGTATATCTGAGAGTGACATG GATTACACAGCCACCATCTCCCTGCGGCAGCGCTGGACAGACCCACGGCTGGTCTTCCATGGCAACGAGAGCTTCACGCTGGACGCTCGCCTGGTGGAATTGCTCTGGGTGCCCGACACCTACATCGTGGAATCCAAAAGGTCCTTCCTGCACGACGTCACCGTGGGCAACCGCCTCATCAGGCTGTTCTCTAATGGCACTGTCCTGTATGCCTTAAG AATCACTACTACTGTTGCCTGTAACATGGACCTGTCAAAATACCCTATGGACACACAAACATGCCGACTGCAGCTAGAAAGCT GGGGCTACAATGAAAATGATGTCACCTTCACCTGGCTGAGAGGAAATGACTCCGTCCACGGCATCGAGAAGCTGCGGCTCTCTCAGTACACGGTGGAACACTACCACACCCTGGTCTCGAAGTCACAGCAGGAGACAG GCAGTTACCCACGACTGATATTACAGTTTGAACTGAGAAGAAATGTCCTTTACTTCATTCTGGAGACCTACATACCTTCCACTCTGCTTGTCATGTTGTCCTGGGTTTCTTTTTGGATCACACTGGACTCAGTGCCTGCAAGAACCTGCATTG